A window of the Halichoerus grypus chromosome 2, mHalGry1.hap1.1, whole genome shotgun sequence genome harbors these coding sequences:
- the NOL11 gene encoding nucleolar protein 11 isoform X1, protein MAALEEGFTLSAVPVGAGPNGLLGVEQSDKTDQFLVTDGGRTVILYKVSDQKPLGSWSVKQGQIITCPAVCNFQTGEYIVVHDNKVLRIWSNEDVNLDKVFKATLPAEIYRIHSIQGTEPLVLFKEGAVRGLEALLAEPQQKIETVISDEEVIKWTKIFMVFRHPVLIFITEKHGNYFAYIQMFNSRTLSKYTLLLGQEEKSVIQSFSASVDRKFISLMSLSSDGCIYETLIPIHPSDPEKNQRVVRSLLLKTVVSGNARNGVALTVLDQDHLAVLGPPLPASKECLSIWNTKFQTLQTSKELPQGTSGQLWYYGENLFMLHGKFLTVVPYKCEVSSLAGALGKLKHSQDPGLQTVPHFVNWETSQGYGLGSQNSEQSKRILRRRKIEVSVQPPASKQLLSTIKKDSEKHIEVELCKFLAIKQTPDFHTVIGDIVLELLGRHKAEPSFYPRNSLMQLIQTHVLSYSLCPGLLEAALEKADVQMLQLCLRQFPDVPESVTCACLKIFLSISDDSLQEAEINMDSVSDYSDSVQEEKMEEQTEILHNGFNPEEENCDNCDRELHEKPRDAAEETTSCPVVPKRAALLNAILHSAYSEMFLLPHLKDIPAQHVTLFLQYLYFLYLKCSENATMTLPGLHPPTLNQIMDWICLLLDANFTVVVMIPEAKRLLLSLYKFVKSQICICSELNKIEVSFRELQKLSQEKNNRELYSIEVLELF, encoded by the exons ATGGCAGCCTTGGAAGAGGGATTCACGTTGTCTGCGGTACCAGTGGGTGCCGGGCCTAACGGACTCCTAGGCGTGGAGCAGAGCGACAAAACAGACCAGTTTCTAGTGACGGATGGCGGCAGGACCGTCATCCTCTATAAG GTTTCTGATCAGAAACCCTTGGGAAGCTGGTCAGTGAAACAAGGTCAAATTATAACATGTCCAGCTGTGTGCAACTTTCAAACTGGAGAGTATATTGTTGTACATGATAATAAG GTTTTGAGAATATGGAGTAATGAAGATGTAAACCTGGATAAAGTATTTAAAGCTACA TTGCCAGCTGAGATATATAGGATACATTCGATACAAGGGACAGAACCCTTAGTACTCTTCAAGGAAGGTGCTGTTCGTGGTTTAGAGGCCTTGCTTGCGGAGCCCCAGCAGAAAATTGAAACTGTTATCTCTGATGAAGAAGTGATTAA gTGGACAAAGATTTTCATGGTATTTAGGCATCctgttttaatctttattacTGAAAAA CACGGAAATTACTTTGCTTACATACAAATGTTTAACTCACGTACCTTAAGCAAATACACGCTCTTACTTggacaagaagaaaaatctgttaTACAGAGTTTCAGTGCATCTGTGGATCGGAAATTCATCTCTTTGATGTCATTAa GCTCTGATGGATGTATATATGAAACCTTGATACCAATACATCCAAGTGAcccagaaaaaaatcagagggtGGTTAGGTCACTGTTGCTCAAGACTGTGGTGTCTGGTAATGCTCGAAATGGTGTTGCACTCACCGTCCTGGATCAAGATCACCTAGCGGTCCTAGGACCACCGCTACCAGCTTCCAAGG AATGCCTCTCCATATGGAACACAAAATTTCAAACACTACAGACTTCCAAAGAGCTACCACAGGGGACCAGCGGTCAA CTCTGGTATTATGGGGAAAATTTATTTATGCTACATGGAAAATTTCTTACTGTGGTTCCATATAAGTGTGAAGTATCTTCATTAGCAGGTGCTCTTGGAAAACTCAAGCATAGTCAAGATCCAG GCCTTCAGACTGTGCCTCATTTTGTAAACTGGGAAACATCTCAGGGATATGGACTTGGATCCCAGAACTCAGAGCAGTCGAAGAGAATT ttaaggagaagaaaaattgaaGTGAGTGTACAGCCTCCAGCATCCAAACAACTTTTGTCAACTATAAAG AAAGATTCAGAAAAACACATTGAAGTAGAACTATGTAAATTTTTGGCTATTAAGCAGACACCTGACTTTCATACTGTTATTGGGGACATAGTATTAGAACTTCTGGGAAGACATAAAGCAGAGCCATCATTTTATCCCCGGAACTCTTTGATGCAACTTATCCAAACACATGTGCTTTCTTACAG CTTGTGCCCTGGCTTGCTGGAGGCTGCCCTCGAGAAGGCAGACGTGCAGATGTTACAGCTCTGTCTGCGGCAGTTCCCGGACGTTCCTGAGTCGGTCACCTGTGCGTGCTTAAAAATCTTCTTGAG CATTAGTGACGACAGTCTTCAAGAAGCAGAAATCAACATGGATTCAGTTTCTGACTATAGTGATTCTGTGcaagaggagaaaatggaagagcAAACGGAAATTCTTCACAATGGCTTCAATCCTGAAGAGGAAAACTGTGATAACTGTGACCGGGAGCTACATGAAAAGCCTCGGGACGCAGCCGAGGAGACCACTTCGTGCCCTGTGGTACCAAAGAGAGCGGCTCTGCT AAATGCAATTCTTCATTCAGCTTATAGCGAAAtgtttcttctgcctcacttgaAAGACATCCCGGCACAACATGTCACT CTATTTCTCcagtatttgtatttcctttatcTGAAGTGTAGTGAAAATGCTACTATGACTCTTCCTGGGCTACACCCTCCAACCCTGAACCAG ATTATGGATTGGATATGTCTACTTCTGGATGCGAACTTTACTGTTGTGGTAATGATACCAGAAGCAAAAAGGCTACTGTTGAGTCTTTACAAGTTTGTGAAATCCCAG ataTGCATTTGTTCCGAGCTCAACAAGATTGAAGTAAGTTTTCGTGAGCTGCAGAAACTAAGTCAAGAAAAGAACAATAGAGAATTATATTCAATTGAAGTGCTGGAACTCTTCTGA
- the NOL11 gene encoding nucleolar protein 11 isoform X2 has product MPLMCEQLCLEEIFRKKGYRWTKIFMVFRHPVLIFITEKHGNYFAYIQMFNSRTLSKYTLLLGQEEKSVIQSFSASVDRKFISLMSLSSDGCIYETLIPIHPSDPEKNQRVVRSLLLKTVVSGNARNGVALTVLDQDHLAVLGPPLPASKECLSIWNTKFQTLQTSKELPQGTSGQLWYYGENLFMLHGKFLTVVPYKCEVSSLAGALGKLKHSQDPGLQTVPHFVNWETSQGYGLGSQNSEQSKRILRRRKIEVSVQPPASKQLLSTIKKDSEKHIEVELCKFLAIKQTPDFHTVIGDIVLELLGRHKAEPSFYPRNSLMQLIQTHVLSYSLCPGLLEAALEKADVQMLQLCLRQFPDVPESVTCACLKIFLSISDDSLQEAEINMDSVSDYSDSVQEEKMEEQTEILHNGFNPEEENCDNCDRELHEKPRDAAEETTSCPVVPKRAALLNAILHSAYSEMFLLPHLKDIPAQHVTLFLQYLYFLYLKCSENATMTLPGLHPPTLNQIMDWICLLLDANFTVVVMIPEAKRLLLSLYKFVKSQICICSELNKIEVSFRELQKLSQEKNNRELYSIEVLELF; this is encoded by the exons ATGCCTCTAATGTGTGAGCAACTGTGTTTGgaggaaatctttaggaaaaaggGATACAG gTGGACAAAGATTTTCATGGTATTTAGGCATCctgttttaatctttattacTGAAAAA CACGGAAATTACTTTGCTTACATACAAATGTTTAACTCACGTACCTTAAGCAAATACACGCTCTTACTTggacaagaagaaaaatctgttaTACAGAGTTTCAGTGCATCTGTGGATCGGAAATTCATCTCTTTGATGTCATTAa GCTCTGATGGATGTATATATGAAACCTTGATACCAATACATCCAAGTGAcccagaaaaaaatcagagggtGGTTAGGTCACTGTTGCTCAAGACTGTGGTGTCTGGTAATGCTCGAAATGGTGTTGCACTCACCGTCCTGGATCAAGATCACCTAGCGGTCCTAGGACCACCGCTACCAGCTTCCAAGG AATGCCTCTCCATATGGAACACAAAATTTCAAACACTACAGACTTCCAAAGAGCTACCACAGGGGACCAGCGGTCAA CTCTGGTATTATGGGGAAAATTTATTTATGCTACATGGAAAATTTCTTACTGTGGTTCCATATAAGTGTGAAGTATCTTCATTAGCAGGTGCTCTTGGAAAACTCAAGCATAGTCAAGATCCAG GCCTTCAGACTGTGCCTCATTTTGTAAACTGGGAAACATCTCAGGGATATGGACTTGGATCCCAGAACTCAGAGCAGTCGAAGAGAATT ttaaggagaagaaaaattgaaGTGAGTGTACAGCCTCCAGCATCCAAACAACTTTTGTCAACTATAAAG AAAGATTCAGAAAAACACATTGAAGTAGAACTATGTAAATTTTTGGCTATTAAGCAGACACCTGACTTTCATACTGTTATTGGGGACATAGTATTAGAACTTCTGGGAAGACATAAAGCAGAGCCATCATTTTATCCCCGGAACTCTTTGATGCAACTTATCCAAACACATGTGCTTTCTTACAG CTTGTGCCCTGGCTTGCTGGAGGCTGCCCTCGAGAAGGCAGACGTGCAGATGTTACAGCTCTGTCTGCGGCAGTTCCCGGACGTTCCTGAGTCGGTCACCTGTGCGTGCTTAAAAATCTTCTTGAG CATTAGTGACGACAGTCTTCAAGAAGCAGAAATCAACATGGATTCAGTTTCTGACTATAGTGATTCTGTGcaagaggagaaaatggaagagcAAACGGAAATTCTTCACAATGGCTTCAATCCTGAAGAGGAAAACTGTGATAACTGTGACCGGGAGCTACATGAAAAGCCTCGGGACGCAGCCGAGGAGACCACTTCGTGCCCTGTGGTACCAAAGAGAGCGGCTCTGCT AAATGCAATTCTTCATTCAGCTTATAGCGAAAtgtttcttctgcctcacttgaAAGACATCCCGGCACAACATGTCACT CTATTTCTCcagtatttgtatttcctttatcTGAAGTGTAGTGAAAATGCTACTATGACTCTTCCTGGGCTACACCCTCCAACCCTGAACCAG ATTATGGATTGGATATGTCTACTTCTGGATGCGAACTTTACTGTTGTGGTAATGATACCAGAAGCAAAAAGGCTACTGTTGAGTCTTTACAAGTTTGTGAAATCCCAG ataTGCATTTGTTCCGAGCTCAACAAGATTGAAGTAAGTTTTCGTGAGCTGCAGAAACTAAGTCAAGAAAAGAACAATAGAGAATTATATTCAATTGAAGTGCTGGAACTCTTCTGA